CCTGAGCAGGGATGGCTCGCTACCCTCGCTTTTATGGCTCTGGCTGCGGCTCGCATGGTGGATCTGCGTAAGGAAGCGGTCGATGTCGTGCTGGACCGGGTGGAGCAGGGGCTGGGGGTGCGTCTGGACCGGGCCGCGGTGATCCGTAAACGCCGGTCGCTGGGCGGCCGGACCGACCGGGGTACGTGGGTACGGATCGAGCGGCGGGGGTTCGAGCGGATCGGCGTCCAGGGGTGCAACGGGACCGAGGCCGCCGCTGTCCTTGGCAGTGTGGTGATGCCGCAGTGGTACCGGGGGCTGGCCTGGCGGGACGAGAGTGAGCCGGCTATGTGGCGGGCGGATGAGCTGGAGCTGATCAGCGCCCCGCCGATCGGGAAGGGCGCCCTCGTCCTCAGGGACCCTGAGTTGCCCGAGACGTGGTGGGCCGCGCTGAACACCTCCCTCGACGCGCTTGCCGCCCACCGCACCCTGCGTGTCGCCACCCCGGATACCGAGCTGATGACGCAAGAACTGGTGACGGCGAAGATTGGTGAGGTATTCCCCGAGGTCGAGGACACTCTGGTCGGGCAGTGGGCTGCGGCGCACGCGGATCTGACGTGGGCGAACGTGATGGGCCCGGAGTTCTGCGTCATCGACTGGGAGGACTGGGGCATGGCTCCGCGCGGACTGGACGCAGCAACGTTGTGGGGCAACGCTCTTGCCGTCCCGGAACTCGCGGACCGGGTCCACCGCGAGCGGCGGGCGGATCTGGAGAGCCGGGACGGCAAGCTGATGGCGCTGTTCTTCCTGTCGAAGATCGTCGGCCCCCATGCCTACGAGGACGATCCCCTGCTGGTGCCGGCGAGGAAGGAAGCCGCGCGGTTGGTGGCCGAGGTTCAGGCGGCCTGACGCGTCCGCAGGACGTGGCGGTATTCCCGGACCACCTGGTCTGCGACTTCGTACGCGAGGGCCTCGGTCAGCTCCCGCAGATGTGCGGCGTCCATCGTGGCAGCGCTGGCCTTGTTCCGGTCTACGCCCCACCCCCCTTGACCCATCCAGAAGGTTCCCTCCGGCATCAGCTGGCGGCCAGGCCCTAGAGGTCATGCTCAGATGGCGGTGGTGCAGTCGATGTGCCGGACCTCGCGGAAGACACTCGACAGGTTGACGGCGAGGTTGACGGAGCCCGTGGGCGACGACATGATGACCCATTGCGTGGCCTACGCCGAACCTCCCGCGACCGTCCCCAGCACGGTCTTCCATCGGAGGCAAAGGGACCAGCGTCTCAGGTCGTTGTCGCAGCCCGATCGCCTCGGGCGAAGTTGCTGGGGAACCGTCGCTCAAGGCGTGGAAGGCCGCGATGACAGCCCGTAGGAACTTCAAGGACCAAGTGCGTGCCCGCGCCGCTAAGACCGGCGAGTCTTACACGTCTGCCCTCCGGCACTTCCGTCCGACTCCATCAGGAGACGTCATGTCGGAAGCAAGGAATCCCAAGAGCGTGCGGCTCGCCGTAGCGCAGACCCCCGTACGCGATGACCCCCGAGACGTTGAAGCGCTGCGCAACAGTGGCCGTCAGGTCCGCGCTCTGATGCGCGAGGCTAGTGCTCAGGGAGCAAGGATCGTGCACTTTCCGGAAGGCGCGATCTGCTTTCCCAACAAGCTTGTCATGTCCGTCCACGGCCCTGACGCGGTCGGCCCGGCGGACTGGGATCGGTGCCAGTGGCCGGTTCTCCAATCGGAGTTGGCTGCGATCGCCAAGTTGGCACGCGAGTTGCGGCTGTGGACAGTGATCGCCTCGGTGCACCGCTTGACGGAGCCGAATCGCCCGCACAACAGCCTCTACGTCATCTCCGATCGCGGCGAGGTCGTCACGCGTTACGACGAGCGCCTGCTGTCGAAGACGAAGGTCTCGTACATGTACTCGCCGGGCATCTCACCGGTGACCTTCGAGGTGGACGGTGTGCGCTTCGGCTGCCTGCTCGGCATGGAGATCCACTACCCAGAGTTGTTCGCCGAATACGAGAAGCTGGATGTCGACTGCGTCCTGTTCTCCACGACCGGCGTCTCACCAGGTGCCGTCGCCGCCCAAGCCCAAGGCCATGCCGCGGTCAACAGCTACTGGGTCAGCTTCTCGGTGCCGACACAGCACAGCGCCACCGCGCCGTCCGGAGTCATCGCCCCCAACGGCGACTGGTTCGAGCGGTGCCCCGCGGACGGTTCGCCATCGGTGGCAGTCGTGAACCTTGACGACAATTCCGAGGCCGCCGTCGAATCAGTGACCTACGCGCGTCCCTGGCGTCGTGAGTCGCGCGCGGGCGTCTACGCAGGACACCAGGTGACCGACCTGCGCAGCGAAGACCGCACTACGGCCTTCTAGCGCAGAGACAGAATCCGAGGTGTTCGCGGCGCGCAGCCATGCTGTACCCGCGAACCCCTCGGATTCTGAGTTGTTGGGGCAGCCGGGCTATTGTCGGCGGCCGGCCCCCGCATCTGCCGGGCGATGAAATCCCCTCTGCACCCTGGTTCGGCTGGGTTATGTACGGAAACAACGAACGTCCACGACGTCCATGCCGGCGGCCTTGGCCGCTTGTACACCTTCGATCGAGTCTTCGTAGACCAGGCAACGGGCTGGGGCGACGGCGAGGCGGGCCGAGGTGAGGAGGAACAGCCCGGGGCCCGGTTTGCCCCGCGGGGCGTCTTCGCCGGTGATGACGTCGGTGAACAGCGGGCGTAGCCCGGTGGTGTCGAGGCCGGCGTGGACGGCTCGGCGTGCGCCGCCCGAGGCGATTGCCAGGAGCCCGCCAGAGGCTGACTACCTGCGTTAACGCCCGAGGGACCGCCCCCGGGAAGTGGCTCGCAGTTGGCGAGAAAGCGGCACTGCCGATCGTCAGATCGCGACGCGGCAACAGCTGGAGCAAACCGGTCTGTTGGACGAGGCATCCTGCGCTGACTCGACCGTGAATGACAGCCCTGCCATTCCGATTCCCGATGTTTCGTGAACTGCCCGCGCGTCGTAGTCCGGGCCGCTACCGTCCAGAACGGCATCCCCGAGACGGCAGGAGTATGGCGTTGGAGAGCTTCTTCGTCCCCGGCAAGATCTGGGGGGCGGAGGCCCCTACCCTCTCCACGATGCCCGCGGAGCCGGAGGCCCGGGCCGGACCGAGCTGGATCTCGAAGGGGTCCACGCCATCGAGCCGGCTCTGCACCGCCTCGGCGGCAGCCGCGAGCTGGCGTGAGCTGCGGCGTCCATCGCGGCGGCGCTGGCCTTGCTCCGGTCTGCGCCACAGCCCCACCATGGCCCATCCAGAAGGTTCCCTCCGGCATCAGCTGACGGCCAGGCCCTGGAGGTCACGTCCGGATGGCGGTGGTGCACTCGATGTGCCGGACCTCGCGGAAGACCCCGGACGGTTCGAACTCGGCCAGGGCTGCCCGCAGATCCTTCTCGTACGCGTCCTGCCGGGCGCCGAGGACGGCAGGGCTGGTGTAGGAGAAGGAGAATTGCATGCCTACCAGGTCGTCCACCGTGAATTCCAGGGGCTGCTCGAAGGTCGTCGTGGAGAACTTGGAGAAGGTGGAGGCGGACAAGTACTGGTCGAGGGCGTCAGCTGGATGTGTGGCAGGCCCATAGGTCTGCCGGTAACCGGGGCCAAGGTGGCTGGTACCGACTCGCTCGATGACCTCGAGCCAGGTCGGCCGCTCGTACAGAGCAGCCCCGGAGACGAACGCGAGCCCGCCTTCAGGGGCGATGACGTGGTCGAGATCGGCGAGGACCTTTCGCTGGTCCATCCAGTGGATGGCCTTGCCCATGGTGCACAATGCGATCGTCGGCAGCCCCATGCGGTTCAGCATGGTCGAGTCCCCGGCCCGCCAGGCGATGTTCGCCGCGCCCTGCTCGTGGGCGAGCCGCATGCCTTCGGCGAGCATCGCCGGCTCGGGGTCCACGGCGTGTACGACGGCCACGTGCGCAGCCAGGGGCAGCGCGATGGTTCCCGGCCCGCACCCGAGGTCGAGCATGTGCTGGCTTCCATTGAGGCCGAACTGCGTTCGTAAGTGTTGGTAGAGGGCGTCCGGGTAGCCGGGCCGGAATAGGGCGTAGTAGGGGGCGGCGGATGCGAAGGTGCCCATGGGTGTGATCCTCTCGCAGTTCTGCTCGGTTCTCGAGCGGGGCGGCGTCGCCGAATTGGGCCTCTCGGCAAGGCCTGCGCGATCAGGGCGAGGTGGCGATACGAGTCCCGGCCCTTGCCCTTGCCTGGGGGTGTTTCAGACCGGCTGCCCGTTGTTGTCCACCGGGTCTTCGCTGCCCCGGTGGACCACGGGGATGCGGTCAACTGCGGGAGCCTGGACTTGGATTACCAGGTAGGTACTCAGGGCGTCCGGTAGGCGCGCGGTCACCCAGCGGTGTACCCACGCCGCGAGCCACTGGCTGTCTGCGCGAGGATCGAACTCCCCGCCGTCCAGGTACCCCAGCTCTTCCGTGTGAAGCGGCCCGCCGGGTCTGGCGAGTTCGGCGGCGGCCACTCGCAGCTGGTCGGCTCCGTCATCGGTGACGAGGCCGGCCGGTGCGGTCAATTCCAGGGTGATCCGAAAGTCGTGCCCGTGATGCTTGTTGCAGGGGTGCCAGGTGGGGAGTATGGGCAGGGAATGATAAGCGGCGACGACCACTTGATGGCTGAGGGCCAGGGTGCCGGTCCTCATGCTTCTGCTCCCGTAGCCGCGTCCAAGTCCGCCGAAGTCGTTGCTTCACGGGTCTGCTTCAGGTCTTCCACGATGCGCTCGCCAGCGCCGTCGCCGTGATCCCGGTCGTAGCCGCCGGTGTCCAGTTCGGAGCCGGTGATCGAGACGTACAGCGGGCGGCCTCGAAGGTAATTGATGAATAGGTTGCCGAAGATGTCGGCATACGGCAGGTCCGAGGGCGGCGCCTGCCGCACAGAGATCGTCGGCACCTCATCGAGCAGCCGCCGCGCCTCGTCGACATCCAGCTGCCTATCACTGCCATCGGCCTCCACACCCAGCCCGACGGGCCGTGCGTGGTTGTACAGGGCGGCAACAACGGCGGCAGGTTCGAGTCCCGTTATGTCGATGGTGGCCATAGGGGGAGTCTGCCACCGGACTGGCGCGCAGGCTTCGAGTTCGATCAGTTCGGCCGACACCGGCGA
Above is a genomic segment from Streptomyces sp. NBC_01233 containing:
- a CDS encoding class I SAM-dependent methyltransferase — translated: MGTFASAAPYYALFRPGYPDALYQHLRTQFGLNGSQHMLDLGCGPGTIALPLAAHVAVVHAVDPEPAMLAEGMRLAHEQGAANIAWRAGDSTMLNRMGLPTIALCTMGKAIHWMDQRKVLADLDHVIAPEGGLAFVSGAALYERPTWLEVIERVGTSHLGPGYRQTYGPATHPADALDQYLSASTFSKFSTTTFEQPLEFTVDDLVGMQFSFSYTSPAVLGARQDAYEKDLRAALAEFEPSGVFREVRHIECTTAIRT
- a CDS encoding carbon-nitrogen hydrolase family protein; translation: MSEARNPKSVRLAVAQTPVRDDPRDVEALRNSGRQVRALMREASAQGARIVHFPEGAICFPNKLVMSVHGPDAVGPADWDRCQWPVLQSELAAIAKLARELRLWTVIASVHRLTEPNRPHNSLYVISDRGEVVTRYDERLLSKTKVSYMYSPGISPVTFEVDGVRFGCLLGMEIHYPELFAEYEKLDVDCVLFSTTGVSPGAVAAQAQGHAAVNSYWVSFSVPTQHSATAPSGVIAPNGDWFERCPADGSPSVAVVNLDDNSEAAVESVTYARPWRRESRAGVYAGHQVTDLRSEDRTTAF
- a CDS encoding HAD family hydrolase, which encodes MAIASGGARRAVHAGLDTTGLRPLFTDVITGEDAPRGKPGPGLFLLTSARLAVAPARCLVYEDSIEGVQAAKAAGMDVVDVRCFRT